DNA sequence from the Bufo bufo chromosome 3, aBufBuf1.1, whole genome shotgun sequence genome:
tttatgtagagcaacaattctttttttcagatcctcagagagttctgtgccatgaggagccatgttgaacttccagtgaccagtatgagagagtgtgagagcgataacaccaaatgtaacacacctgctccccattcacacctgagaccttgtaacactaaggctccattcacatatcCATAATAATGGGtctacatccgttccgcaaattgcggaacaggtgcgaacccattcattctctatggggatggaacggttgcggagagcacactatgtggtctccgcatccgcatttccggagcgcgccgccgatcttccgggccgcggctcccgaaaaaaaaaaatagaacgcacattgccggtgtccgtgttttgcggatctgtgaatccgcaaaacacatacggatgtatgaatggacccttataagtcacatgacaccggggagggaaactggctaattgggcacaatttgggcattttcacttaggggtgtactgactttttttttgttgccagcggttagatATTAATGACGGTGTGTTGCGTTTTTTTGAGGGCAATCCAAATTTATACAAGTTattcactgactactttacattgtatcaaagtgtcagatcttcagtgttatcccataaaaagatagaataaaatattttaaaaaatgtgagcgGTGTACTCACTTTGGTGAGATATTTTGTAAGCTATTTATTCAGAGTATTTTAGAACTGGATCCGATGAAGTCATCACAGTACAATACTGATTGCCTAAgtaatgcaaaataaaaaaaaatccatgacCACATTAACGTCCACTGCAGATAGATGAGTTTATTTCACAAACATACCGTAGAATGTTGTACAAATGCAATCTGGAAATGAGACAGAACTGGGGCATATTAACATTGGCTAGATTGGCACATAAATAGGATTATGTAGCATTTAAAGGAAAGTGTGGTTGAACCAAAGCCAACTTTTTGACAATTTGCCTTGCCACCAGTATTCTGTCCACTAACTCATCACGTTAAATCCATCTGTGGTCTTTAATACTGCACATAAACTAAGAGAACAATACAAATAATCAGACATGGTCCTTGTCCGAGGACAGCTGGAGCCCACAGGAAGGACAACGCCGAGTGAAATAATGACATAATATTCATGAAATAAAAGTGCAACAAGGAATTCCACCAACAAGCAAGGAGTGCACAGCTGAAAGGGAAGCGCCACCTGCTTTATGAAACTGCATATATTCACACATATTCCTAGACAAGCTGGAAGAAACATTATTTTATGCACAGAACTGAAATGCTTCCGAGTTCCTGGAAAGTTTTTTGCTTTTATTAGGACTCTGAAATTTCCATTTCCGTCTCTTGCGTGACGTCAGTCGTTTGCTTTTGCGCAGTTTTACAGTGAAATGAGTCTTTGTAATAAAGATTTTGCTTGATAAAATATCAGGGGTGCAACACAGGTCCCCCTGTGTCCAGAACAGAAAACATCTATATCAGTCATTTTGAGAAACACTCATTTCTGGAGCTGAGTAACTAAAAGCGAATGAAATATTTTACGCGTGTGGCTTGATTTCAGATGATTGGAGGACGCCCATTTTCCAGACATCCTAGTGCGACTTTGTGTCTGGCTATAACAAAAATTTTGTTGGGTGCAGCAGAAATAAATTTAAGGGGTGTTTCAcctttttgatattgatgacctatccggcagTCCCACTGGAAACATAACAGGGGACGGAACTAAAATCAAAagcctccatccactgtgtagtggccgtgctcaGGCTCAGAGGGGTACAAgagaatcccccagtgggcctctaagcaaggtgggcccctagtctcctacCCCTTGCACAAGTGCAAAATAACACAGTAGacctactgcactacatacatatatttaatgtacagcccctcaaccagcctatgtgtataaagaaactccccagtttattattatagacacgatcggagctgagatgacttctaggtatagaggaaagctagccagtatcctcttttctgcaggacctaccttctcaaaggtgctgcagggacccccgtaTTCAATCATCAGGTAGCATCTCGCTGctgtgctgtgtgagcaggtaatatttgaatgtatccgtacggtaggccccaaaataaattttactggtgggccctaggcaccccagtccgacactggccgTGCTGACAGACTGTAactcagctcccattcatttgACACGTCATGCTACGTCGTACTAGGATGTTACTGTGAAATATTGTATGTGTTATTTAACACCATTTATGGTAGACATGTTTCTTCAGTCTAAAGCCTCATACCATAGTTGCACAAATCTGTAATCTAGAGCCCATAAAGGTGTATGGGACTTTAGTGTGCAATCCGACGTGTTCATCAGATGATGTATCATGGAGGTACACATTCCTCCTCAGGGCAGATATCTTTGTAGTACAGTGCATACAGAGACACATTGGATGGAGACATATGGAGGGCCTTCGTAGTGAGGGTCAAAGAGACTCTATGTGTCTCCTTACTGGCTCCACCGTTTGCCTGGCACCTTACGGTGCACACTGGCATACTGTGTTGTTCTTTTATTTTTccggcctcattcacacaacctgTGCCTCAGTAGAAATGACCATTTGTGTCCACaatatggacaaaaataggacatacggatgcggacagcacatggatgacatcaaATGCAAGATCAGATGCAGAtgcaaaatacggttgtgtgcatgaggcctttcagtGTATTAGATTGTCCTCTATGGAGGACGGATGACATGGATGATGCGTCCAATTGTATGTCATTTATATATTTCAATACTGGTGAATAGTTTTAGCTtcttacatttttctctaaagaaAAAGTTGTGCTATGATCAAATAACAGCATATTAAAtacttaaaatgtaaaatttaacaAATAACATACGTTATATACATAAGTTTTTTTTACTTGACGTATTTACTAAGCCCATACTTATGTGTTACTTGTGCAATTTAATATATATTATAGTCCTTGCTCTGAGTAGGACAACGATACCCTAAAACGCATACTGTCCATCTTCTCTATAATAGAAGACTGAATTGATGTAGCTTTTATCATCAATCATTTTGCAAATGAAATATATAAATATCTTTGGTCATATATTCAGTATAGTCTGTGGAGACAGTTACTTTAAACAATGGCAACGTGCTTAGATCCGGAGCCATTGATGTATGACGGCACCACAGAGTCCATCTCCATGTATGAGGAGTAAACGGTAGTAAGTTGGATGTCGCTTAGTCCCATATGCGAGTTACTACTAGGGGGGCTGATTCCGTTGCTGCTGCAGTTCCCATTGTGCATGAAGTAATGTGGTGGAGGTGGAGTTGGGGAGGAAGACATCAGGTTAATGGGATCCAGTGCCAGACTGTCATCTTTAAGTTCCTCCCATAGGTTTCCTGTGaattaaaaaccaaaaaaaagggTAATACACATAAAAAAACTAGGTCTACTTCAGTATTCAAGAAAATTCTTCCTGCTTAGCAGTAATCGCTAGAAATAAACTCGTGGCACCTTTATCGTTCCCCAAGACGACTGATCTGGTGAGTAAAATGCGCCCACTAATGTATGTTTCTGGAGTGTCTTCCAAGGTACCAAACTGTTATCTTTCAGTTAACCCTGTCCTCTATATCGCAACTttacaggggttaaaggagttatctGATAACTTAaattctcccccccctaattcccGAGCCCCTAGTATGGATTATGCTTACCTGCTCCCGGGCATTCGCGTTACTCCGGATCCCTGTCCGGCCATAGCTGAATCTCCCTGTCACTCGTATCAAAACATCAGAagacggggaaggggggggggggggggggggggttaatgtaGCCACTAGCAGACGCTGACAAGCCCCCTTGAGGCTAGCCAttgtcacggcctgctattggctgcactccCTGATGCAGGATGTTTTGATCCAAGCGATGGGAAAatgcaacgtttttttttttaagtaactggctaagtgctttgcctctaatATAGAAGGTTGTCAgtttgaatcccggcagaaacttttctgaaatataggCTGTTTAGGTTGATCTCCTGATAGGTATTTTtagcaaatatttgtgaaattgtGATTTTATACTGCTCTTTCCATTTTTGAAAAGTCATCACGGTTGTCTATGTTAATCAGGTACACTCTAGATTTATCAAGTGTtaggaacatgcaactttttgatgCATGTTTGCTGCTgaataggggttaataaatgtcATCCTGtaatttaaaagatttttttcaataATTGTGCATTCTTACTCCAGTAGGCCACTGGCGTTAAAAAATAGATGAACGTCTCTTGACAAAATTCCCTTGATAGTCTTCCCACTGTGGCCCTCAATGAGTAAGAGCATTGATTTACAGCTTACCTTGAAGTTCAAAGTCTGTAAGAGAGGGATTGAGAGCATCAATGTCATTGCTCAGCTCGCCCTCCATCAGTTGGTCTTGCATGGTTCTGGTAGGCGAGTGCTCCGTTAACAGCTTCATGTTGTGAAGCGGAGGGGTGTGGGCAGGTATTGGAGAGTCCTGGGGATTAATGGATTGGGTAGTCATTTCACTTTGGTTCTCTGGTGGAGAAAAATGATTCTGTGATATTGGATGAGGCTGttgtatcattgcaggggagatcTGGGGATATCCATGAGGGAGTGAAGTATAGCTCGGTGGGGGCTTCTTGCCAGGCATAGAATCAGAAACCTCATGCATTGTCTGTAGTGATCCAGACATGGTGGAGGAAATGTTCTGTTCACTCTGAAAGGTCATGTGCATTGTGGATGGTGTGTTCATGATGCCAGATGGGTTACAAGCCAGGAGTGAGGATCTCAGTTTCTCTGTTCTCTCTCCTATCAGCTTGTCAAGATCCTCTGTGGGACAAATATAAAGAAACATATGGTGAAATATAACATGACTGCGTGCACCATTCCTGAACATCCAGTTTCCTCAGGCCTCTCTCATTTTATAGTGTCATCACTTGTTTTTGTTACATACTTTGACTAATGCTCTGATTTTTCTTCCATGGAAGACAGCTAAATAGGGCATGCACACGTTGAGAGCATCAGTCAATGTAATCATAGCAATCTCTGTTACTCATAGGCACAGCCCTACTtagtctaaaaaaaaaacttatacctCATGCACATCTAAATATTGGTCAACCAATTGTTATATTTATATTACTCTTTACTCTTCAAaactcactttaaaggggttgtcccacaaaaaatattctacagttttcaaaccagcacttggatcggaatacttttgcaattgcatgaaattaaaaaattatcaTAGCTACTTAGTTagtcaatgaaatctatctgtatagcgccacctgctgtttgcccctttttttaatttatttgtccttctcactgagatggaagcacatgctctatTCAATCCttcaaatggggagatctctggatccatgtgaggtacatggctgtttctagctttgttagaaagaggttgtcatgtagaaGACTATGTATGATTTTGATTTtttcattaatcatgggataacccctttaagtatttattGGGATTAGGCCCATCGGCATTTTATGAGTAATATATGTAGATTGTAGATTTAGGCATAAGCAAGCACACACCTGCTGTTGAACATTCAGATACTAATAGTGAACTAATGAAATTTGAAGTCGCCCACTTAACCCCCACTAAAGAATACCCTTCCAAATGCAAACATGTTTAAAAGACATTTGGCAGCAAGTGAGATTTCACAAAGACAGGTACAACTCAAAGGTGTCTACTGTTCTCCAAATGTTCAGAAGACCCTGGAAGAGTAGCATTTTCTCCCCAATCACCCTGGGTCACCTTACCTGGCTTTGCCATGCTTTTCCTCACTGTTACTGGATCTTTCCGTTTCCACTTCTGCAGCTCTTCTTGCATCTTATCAATCTTGGCTGGGTTCAGGGCCCACAAACAGCCTTTACGGGAAGAACTTCCAGATTTgttctccactttctcaaaacacTTGTTTAGGGACAGGTTGTGACGCACTGAATTCTTCCACCCATCTGGAGCAGTCTAAAAATACAATCATTTCTTGTAATCTGTCAGTTGATTTTACAACTCTCCCAAAAAAGAAAACATCATATATAAAGTCACTATTCTAAAATTATattaaattattataatattcCAAGATAGTATTCATATACTGTATGCATGGTAGAATCTATGGTATTTCTTAAAGGCTGAGGCTTTCATCATAGTCATAGCAAATATTTTTATGATTGATGAAAATTTACTGAGTTTATAATTAGGTCATTCAAAAAGGATAGGCCATAATTAGCTGGTTGGCATGGGTCTGGCACCCTGCACCCATGCCATTAGCTGTTTGGCTACCGCTGGAAGGAGAGAGCTACATCAAATTTGCAGTAGACTGAGCTTGTCCCCACCCATCAGCTAGTGATTGCCTATCCGGAGGATAGTTCATCACTTAATAAAAGGTAGGCAACCCTTTTAAAACCAAACTTTATTGCATAACATAATTAAAATTACATATAATCACACCAAGAACAAAAATGAGTCACACATTATAAGATTGGACCCAGGCACTCCCATACAAGTGTTAGGTGCCAAATGTGCAAATAGTAGGTAGCATACAAACTGGGGCGTAACTAGCTAGGAAAGGCTGGGCCCATAGCAAACTTTTAAGTagaatattcccccccccccccaactccacGCATTAAAATTACACACCAAAATGCACAttactgtgtgcatgagccctaaatttcTTAATGAACTTTTAaattagtagtagtagcagtgtcTGACCCTATAGTTCTATATAACTGTATAAAACGGTTGCACATTTGCCACATACCATTCGTATGAGAGTGTCTCGGTCCAATCTTATACTGCGTGACTCATTTTTTATTCATGGTCTGACTATTTTTAATTATAATTTGCAGAAAAGTTTATTTTAACTTTTGCAATACTCTTTGGCCTTTGTATGTTTTTGTGTAGGCCGTTGCtaccagtggcataactagaaatgactgggccccacagcaaatttttgaatgctcCCTCCaagcaacttctttgcaacccccttCTCCCTTGCAACCCCCACTTCTATGACCAGTCaaaatcgctctctcagaccaggtccGGTAGCCACTAATGCCGTTTCCaacagtgtctctgtatataatgtcattgtataatactgttgaggggaccctgacaataaaatcttttagagcctcctcctgggtgggccccttctgaattTGGGCTCCAAAGCAGCCATTTCCCCTATAGCAACAACCCTGCTTGCTACCAGCATTTGACATGCAGAAAGCAGGGTTTACAATACTGAAATGCagtacccattcattttagttAAATTCAATGCATGAAGTAAGAAGAAAGAAGCTTGAGATGGTGAGAATTTGGAGAAAAAGTAagggagatagctgtcaatcattgGCAGGTGGGTGGACGGCTTCCGAGGCTGCAGGTCCTACATGGTAAGTTTCCTAAAATCTACTTTAACTATACACATAAGAGAATCAGCAGTGGAATCAGAGAGGGCAGCATAAAGGTAGTAACAAATGCCCTTTAAATAATACCCAGGAATGCCAGATTAGacattttgggggagatttattagaatccacctttcatttgcCAAAGaacctctgaaaaatgaaagctgggatctgactggttgctatggtcaactaagccagtttccaattttgataaatctgacCGCTCCTCCTTAGGATGCAGGTAAGACATCTCCCGGAGATGCTCCATCATGAAGGAATATGGGTAGCAAGACAATGGTATGGAATAACTCAATGAACCACTGGAAGGCAACAGTGTAGTAGGCCATTCTTTGGGGACAGATCAGACTGAAAGCAGGACTACCTGGAGAATTGTATCTATTTTTTTCCTACTGATTAGTTGATATGTAGAAAAACTTTAATTGGGTAAGTGCAGGTGTTTTACAAGGTGGTTTCCAAGTGCATTGACAGTCCTGTCAGAAACAACAAAATATCCCTTTATTTAATCTACATAGGACCGTAATTCTTAAAGGGGGGTTCACAGCTCTAGTTTTTTGATATAGAACAAAAAGTCCCTTGCATCCCTACGTAGAGCCACTGAGTTGAATGATAACATTCTCTTTGCTTGcagcggccagcagagggagctcactacatatgaATTTATATAGCTCCCACTGAACTCCATAATAAATCAGTATGCACTGTCCTCTAGTGGCAACAGAAATACTGGTCCATGAGGTGATTCCGAATTGACATTGGGGTTATTTTGAAAGTATGCAGGATTATCATGATATTTATGGATTACTAGGTTCTGGATTAGAGTTAGTCCCTGGAGACACTTGAAGTCaatggtggcaaacctatggcacgggtgccagaggcggcactcagagccctttctgtgggcacccgcaccctgtaaaaagtctatggtgtaccaatatgccttagattttcctgccattcattcagcgcagggcgcactatgaacagcacaggcggcacactgaatgt
Encoded proteins:
- the FOXN1 gene encoding forkhead box protein N1 isoform X2, with the translated sequence MSNPNLIMQDQPSMPFPSGSLDGDCSPTNQTDEGINDQTGSSCLPMDSYGGNTHDSDSQTERKSSDSSMSPDISLSPQDHIPMRFSGKASPRDEYRRYSCDEPAETSFGKFIKEKTQFHPYKRQFSDVFPDAIHSMSLGEKPFKSMDGIDSFENVCGPTCPEDNESFATHIPDIAVETAWCNSIQYTSHEESSQIMLGSEVKLKPQSLLMRQQEKEQRMYWSQSPTQQIYCAPQTFPQYSTGGSYPVTYISTSHYPYQRIAPQAGMESQQPLFPKPIYSYSILIFMALKNSKTGSLPVSEIYNFMTEHFPYFKTAPDGWKNSVRHNLSLNKCFEKVENKSGSSSRKGCLWALNPAKIDKMQEELQKWKRKDPVTVRKSMAKPEDLDKLIGERTEKLRSSLLACNPSGIMNTPSTMHMTFQSEQNISSTMSGSLQTMHEVSDSMPGKKPPPSYTSLPHGYPQISPAMIQQPHPISQNHFSPPENQSEMTTQSINPQDSPIPAHTPPLHNMKLLTEHSPTRTMQDQLMEGELSNDIDALNPSLTDFELQGNLWEELKDDSLALDPINLMSSSPTPPPPHYFMHNGNCSSNGISPPSSNSHMGLSDIQLTTVYSSYMEMDSVVPSYINGSGSKHVAIV